The bacterium genomic interval AAGTAGAATCTGGAGAAGAACTGGATGGGCACGGTTTAAGCTCCGAGCACACACGCTTGTCATTGCGAACCATTCCCGCGTGAAGCAATCTCAACTGGCCGCCAAATTGCAACTGAAGCGGCATGCACAAAAACTATTATGTTTATATCATGACCAACAGATGGAACCGTGTCCTTTACACCGGCTTTACCGGTGACCTGGTCAAACGTGCTCACCAACACCGCGGAAAACAGGTTGAAGGTTTCACCTCACGCTACAATGTGAACAAACTCGTTTATTTCGAAACCTTCGGTGATCCACTGACTGCTATTGAACGTGAGAAGCAAATTAAA includes:
- a CDS encoding GIY-YIG nuclease family protein yields the protein MHKNYYVYIMTNRWNRVLYTGFTGDLVKRAHQHRGKQVEGFTSRYNVNKLVYFETFGDPLTAIEREKQIKAGTREKKIKLIEQKNPGWQDLLPEIASLT